One Lodderomyces beijingensis strain CBS 14171 genome assembly, chromosome: 5 DNA segment encodes these proteins:
- a CDS encoding 40S ribosomal protein eS25 has product MAPKIQQTKAAKAAAALAGGKKGKKKWNKGKVKDKAQHIVILDQEKYDRILKDVPTYKYVSVSVLVDRLKIGGSLARVALRQLEDDGIITPVLKHSKQAIYTRAQ; this is encoded by the coding sequence ATGGCGCCAAAGATCCAACAAACTAAGGCCGCtaaagctgctgctgccttgGCCGGTGGTAAGAAAGGTAAAAAGAAGTGGAACAAGGGTAaggtcaaggacaaggcTCAGCACATTGTCATCTTGGACCAAGAGAAATACGACAGAATCTTGAAGGATGTCCCAACCTACAAGTACGTTTCCGTTTCCGTTTTGGTTGACAGATTGAAGATTGGAGGTTCGCTTGCCCGTGTTGCTTTGAGACAGTTGGAGGACGACGGAATCATTACCCCGGTCTTGAAGCACTCCAAACAAGCCATCTACACTCGTGCTCAGTAA